From one Nitrospira sp. MA-1 genomic stretch:
- a CDS encoding CTP synthase translates to MSKFLFVTGGVVSSLGKGLSSAAIGHLLESRGMTITFLKLDPYINVDPGTMNPYQHGEVYVTDDGAETDLDLGHYERFTTVQLHRENNCTTGRIYESVIQRERRGEYLGATVQVVPHITDAIKQTILNVAHDVDVVIVEIGGTVGDIESLPFLEAIRQMPYEVGRENVLYIHLTLVPYIGTAGELKTKPTQHSVNKLREIGIQPNILLCRTDRFLPPGVKDKIAMFCNVDKGSVITAKDVDSIYEVPIILRKEGLDELIVRSLHLETRPPNLRDWDILVQKIKRPRHEVTIALVGKYVESRESYKSVSEALTHGGLQDETAVHILWVESGDIEKDGPERLLADVDGVLIPGGFGLRGIEGKIDTIRYARDRNLPFFGICLGMQCAVIEIARSLGGLQNANSSEFNPDTPYPVIDLLPEQRSIQEKGGTMRLGGFPCRLIPNTLTFAAYEQTEIRERHRHRYEFNNEYLEALTLKGLTISGTSPDGRLVEIIELQGHPWFVGTQFHPEFQSRLCAPHPLFTAFIGAALQKKFGT, encoded by the coding sequence ATGAGTAAGTTTCTTTTTGTAACAGGTGGGGTGGTCTCGTCATTAGGGAAAGGCTTGTCATCTGCGGCCATCGGGCATTTATTAGAAAGCCGTGGCATGACTATTACCTTTTTGAAGCTAGACCCCTATATTAATGTGGACCCTGGTACCATGAATCCCTATCAACACGGGGAAGTCTATGTTACCGATGATGGAGCGGAAACCGATTTAGACTTGGGTCATTATGAACGATTTACCACGGTCCAGTTGCATCGAGAAAATAATTGTACGACAGGACGGATTTATGAGTCGGTGATTCAAAGGGAGCGAAGAGGAGAATATCTCGGAGCGACCGTTCAGGTCGTCCCCCATATTACGGACGCCATTAAGCAGACAATTCTTAATGTGGCCCATGACGTGGATGTGGTGATCGTGGAAATTGGCGGAACTGTCGGAGATATTGAAAGTTTGCCGTTTTTAGAGGCGATTCGGCAAATGCCTTATGAGGTCGGTAGGGAAAACGTCCTGTATATTCATCTCACCCTGGTGCCCTATATTGGAACTGCTGGAGAACTCAAAACCAAACCCACTCAACATTCCGTTAATAAGCTTCGTGAAATCGGCATTCAACCCAATATACTGTTATGTCGGACTGACAGATTTCTCCCTCCTGGCGTCAAAGATAAAATTGCCATGTTTTGTAACGTGGATAAAGGCTCTGTCATCACAGCCAAAGATGTGGATTCCATCTACGAAGTGCCGATTATCCTGAGAAAAGAAGGATTGGATGAACTTATTGTCCGTTCACTGCATCTTGAAACGCGGCCACCCAACCTTCGGGATTGGGATATTTTAGTCCAGAAGATTAAGCGGCCACGACATGAAGTTACCATTGCACTGGTTGGTAAATATGTAGAATCTCGGGAATCCTATAAAAGTGTGTCGGAAGCCTTGACTCATGGCGGATTACAAGATGAAACAGCCGTTCATATTCTTTGGGTGGAATCGGGTGACATTGAGAAGGACGGCCCCGAACGCCTGCTAGCTGATGTGGACGGAGTCTTAATTCCAGGAGGGTTTGGGCTTCGAGGGATCGAAGGGAAAATTGATACGATCCGGTATGCCAGAGATAGAAATCTTCCATTCTTTGGCATTTGCTTGGGGATGCAATGTGCGGTGATTGAAATTGCCAGAAGTCTAGGTGGACTTCAGAATGCCAATAGTTCGGAATTCAATCCTGATACGCCATATCCGGTCATTGACCTACTTCCTGAGCAACGATCCATTCAAGAGAAGGGCGGAACCATGCGATTGGGAGGATTTCCCTGTCGATTAATTCCCAATACCCTTACCTTTGCGGCCTACGAGCAAACGGAGATTCGTGAACGACACCGCCATCGCTATGAATTCAACAATGAGTACCTGGAAGCTTTAACTTTAAAGGGTCTGACGATTAGTGGGACATCACCTGACGGAAGGCTGGTAGAAATCATTGAATTACAAGGGCACCCCTGGTTTGTGGGGACGCAGTTCCATCCGGAGTTTCAGTCCCGACTATGTGCTCCTCATCCTCTTTTTACGGCATTTATTGGCGCCGCGCTTCAAAAAAAATTCGGTACATAA
- the kdsA gene encoding 3-deoxy-8-phosphooctulonate synthase translates to MAQPTQVDIGPFSVGGSSPHFLIAGPCVIESEKLVIETAAAIAEIAKDLGIPYIFKASYDKANRTSVSSFRGLGITEGLKILKKINCELGIPILTDIHEVHDVSQVAEVVDVLQIPAFLCRQTDLLSAAAKSGRVVNVKKGQFLSPWDMANVVHKLEDAGTRKIFLTERGASFGYQNLVVDMRSLPVMRNMGYPVVFDATHSVQLPGGGGTVSSGQREFVAPLARAAAAAGCDGFFMEVHPRPEEALSDGPNMIRLSELRGLLEQIQAIWQVTGKGEISPVT, encoded by the coding sequence ATGGCTCAGCCAACTCAAGTCGACATTGGCCCGTTCTCCGTTGGCGGAAGTTCCCCCCATTTTTTAATTGCAGGGCCTTGCGTGATCGAAAGCGAGAAGTTGGTCATCGAGACAGCTGCAGCGATTGCGGAAATCGCCAAAGATCTTGGTATCCCATACATATTTAAGGCGTCCTATGATAAGGCTAATCGCACATCGGTTTCCTCATTCAGGGGGTTAGGCATTACAGAAGGATTGAAAATTCTCAAGAAAATCAATTGTGAATTAGGGATACCCATCCTCACGGATATTCACGAAGTCCACGACGTTTCTCAGGTTGCGGAAGTCGTGGACGTGTTGCAAATTCCGGCATTTTTATGTCGACAGACAGATTTACTCTCTGCTGCGGCAAAATCAGGCCGGGTGGTCAATGTAAAAAAAGGGCAATTCCTTTCTCCATGGGATATGGCTAATGTTGTCCATAAACTTGAAGACGCCGGGACCAGAAAAATTTTCCTAACGGAGCGAGGGGCCAGCTTCGGCTATCAAAATCTTGTCGTCGATATGCGCTCATTACCCGTCATGAGAAATATGGGATATCCGGTGGTATTTGATGCAACTCACAGCGTGCAGTTGCCTGGTGGCGGAGGAACGGTCTCTTCAGGACAACGGGAATTTGTGGCGCCGTTAGCCAGAGCGGCAGCCGCTGCTGGATGTGACGGATTCTTTATGGAAGTTCATCCTCGTCCTGAGGAAGCCCTATCGGATGGGCCAAATATGATACGGTTAAGTGAATTGCGCGGATTATTGGAACAAATTCAAGCGATTTGGCAGGTAACAGGAAAGGGAGAAATCTCGCCTGTTACTTGA
- the pgsA gene encoding CDP-diacylglycerol--glycerol-3-phosphate 3-phosphatidyltransferase, translated as MNQSEAVVKEKSERNNVIMGEAYLNLPNSLTLLRILLIPVFVWFFSESSPERALAAGLVFACAAFTDFLDGYLARKSGQITNLGKLLDPVADKLLVASGLILLVQFQRVAVWLAIVMIAREMIVTGARVVAAKEGFVVPADSLGKFKVIGQIGGILCLILQGVWVQSEGLLATIGTGLLYIALFFSLFSGWRYLMQIFKKISPQYW; from the coding sequence ATGAATCAATCGGAAGCAGTAGTAAAAGAAAAATCTGAACGAAATAATGTAATTATGGGAGAAGCCTATCTCAATCTTCCTAATTCTCTTACTCTTTTGCGGATTTTATTAATTCCTGTTTTCGTTTGGTTTTTTTCTGAATCCAGCCCTGAACGAGCCTTGGCAGCCGGACTGGTGTTTGCGTGTGCCGCTTTCACAGATTTTCTTGACGGGTATTTGGCTCGAAAAAGCGGGCAAATTACCAATTTAGGGAAATTGCTGGATCCAGTTGCCGATAAACTTCTGGTGGCTTCAGGACTTATTCTTCTTGTTCAATTTCAGCGAGTAGCTGTGTGGTTGGCCATCGTTATGATTGCGCGTGAAATGATTGTGACGGGAGCCAGGGTGGTCGCAGCAAAAGAAGGCTTTGTGGTTCCAGCCGACTCTCTGGGGAAATTCAAAGTGATCGGGCAAATAGGAGGAATTCTTTGCCTTATTCTTCAGGGAGTCTGGGTTCAAAGCGAGGGTCTACTGGCTACGATTGGGACCGGACTGCTGTATATTGCCTTGTTTTTCTCCCTTTTTTCCGGCTGGCGATATCTCATGCAAATCTTTAAGAAAATCAGTCCGCAATATTGGTAG
- the plsY gene encoding glycerol-3-phosphate 1-O-acyltransferase PlsY — translation MEFYLLGVVGAYLLGSIPFGLVASRIFGKEDPRTRGSHNIGFTNTLRVSGKKIGILTLIGDLGKGTVATVVAGSMGFPWLWILFIGFSVILGHVFSIFLRFKGGKGVATALGAIIGIHPLIGWLLVGIWLGVVWGFRYSSGGALIAFGAFPFLVFLLTSDFYFCIFSLGVMAIIFISHKENIHRLRQGTESKINLTSI, via the coding sequence ATGGAATTCTATTTATTAGGAGTGGTTGGCGCCTATCTCTTAGGATCTATCCCATTTGGCCTCGTCGCCTCTCGTATTTTCGGAAAGGAAGATCCTCGCACTCGGGGGAGCCATAATATCGGATTCACCAATACCCTGCGGGTATCAGGGAAAAAAATAGGCATACTTACCCTAATTGGTGACTTAGGGAAAGGAACGGTCGCGACGGTTGTCGCAGGCTCAATGGGATTTCCTTGGCTATGGATTCTTTTCATAGGCTTTTCAGTCATTCTTGGTCATGTTTTTTCAATTTTTCTACGATTTAAAGGTGGAAAAGGAGTAGCCACAGCCTTAGGGGCCATTATAGGGATTCATCCGTTGATTGGATGGCTTCTTGTTGGTATTTGGTTGGGAGTGGTATGGGGCTTCAGATATTCATCAGGTGGAGCCCTGATAGCATTTGGTGCGTTCCCATTTTTGGTCTTTCTCCTGACTTCTGACTTCTATTTTTGCATTTTTTCTTTGGGAGTCATGGCAATCATATTCATCAGTCACAAAGAAAACATACACCGTCTTAGGCAGGGAACCGAAAGTAAAATTAATCTAACTTCTATTTAA
- a CDS encoding Do family serine endopeptidase: protein MKLGHFSLVFSLSCHLLFIAPSPAISQTAKELRGLELLGDIEQAITSLAERVTPTVVNITPIHEIAQGQGFQRRAPFSKGSGSGVIVREDGIIVTNNHVVGEDATEADVRLSDMSNMIAQVIGRDKETDIAVLKIQADRKFPAAHFGDSNALKVGQWVLAVGNPMGLDRTVTLGVVSGIGRERLNLSRYENFIQTDAAINPGNSGGPLFNLRGEVIGINTAIIHMAQGIGFSIPADMVSRVVDQLVSQGRVVRGWLGVGIQSLTKELAEQFGIKEGHGVLVNEVYEHDPAHVAGIKPGDIIVSVDDSPVDSPNQLSRLVARVGPGENAKILVLRDGKEMTYLVPMAERQEKSMLASLPLQKSEVTLGLDVQGLTAALAEQFELQETVGVLVTKVEPGGLANSEGVQEGDLINEVNRQTVRTVTQFSEAVAKVKPGQTVLLRIIRKTRAFFIVIKTLQ, encoded by the coding sequence ATGAAATTAGGTCACTTTTCACTCGTATTTTCATTATCTTGCCATCTTTTGTTTATTGCTCCGTCACCCGCAATTAGCCAGACAGCCAAAGAACTTCGGGGGCTAGAACTTCTTGGAGATATCGAACAGGCCATCACCAGCCTGGCCGAACGGGTGACTCCTACGGTGGTCAATATTACACCAATCCATGAGATAGCTCAGGGACAAGGGTTTCAGCGACGTGCGCCATTCTCTAAAGGCAGTGGATCAGGAGTCATCGTGCGGGAAGATGGAATCATCGTGACCAATAATCATGTTGTTGGGGAAGACGCCACGGAGGCAGATGTCCGGCTATCCGATATGTCCAACATGATTGCTCAGGTCATCGGACGCGACAAGGAAACAGACATAGCGGTTCTCAAAATTCAAGCTGACCGAAAATTTCCTGCAGCCCATTTTGGAGATTCCAATGCCTTAAAGGTTGGGCAATGGGTGTTGGCTGTGGGAAATCCGATGGGGTTAGATCGCACAGTGACCCTAGGGGTTGTGAGTGGGATTGGAAGGGAACGCCTCAATTTATCCCGGTATGAAAATTTCATTCAAACGGATGCGGCGATTAATCCTGGCAATTCAGGAGGACCGCTCTTTAACCTACGAGGTGAAGTGATCGGGATTAATACCGCCATAATCCATATGGCACAAGGAATCGGATTTTCCATACCCGCCGACATGGTTTCACGTGTGGTCGATCAATTAGTGTCCCAGGGGCGAGTGGTCCGCGGTTGGCTTGGTGTCGGGATTCAATCTCTCACCAAAGAACTTGCGGAACAATTTGGGATTAAGGAAGGCCATGGGGTTCTCGTCAACGAAGTCTATGAACACGATCCCGCCCATGTGGCCGGAATTAAACCAGGGGATATCATCGTGTCCGTAGACGACAGCCCGGTTGATTCGCCCAACCAACTGTCTAGACTTGTGGCGCGAGTCGGACCTGGTGAGAACGCCAAAATTCTTGTGTTACGGGACGGCAAGGAAATGACCTACCTCGTACCGATGGCCGAAAGGCAGGAAAAATCCATGTTGGCCTCACTCCCCTTACAAAAATCAGAAGTCACCTTAGGACTAGATGTCCAGGGGCTTACCGCTGCACTTGCCGAGCAATTTGAACTACAAGAAACTGTGGGTGTGCTCGTGACCAAAGTTGAACCGGGTGGCCTCGCCAACTCTGAGGGAGTTCAAGAAGGAGATTTAATCAACGAGGTTAATCGGCAAACGGTTCGAACCGTCACGCAATTTTCTGAAGCGGTGGCCAAAGTAAAGCCGGGTCAAACGGTTTTACTTCGAATTATCCGAAAGACAAGGGCATTTTTCATTGTAATCAAAACGCTGCAATAG
- the fusA gene encoding elongation factor G has translation MPHESAPSIRNVVITSYPGVGKTTLCEALAFSTGVIPAMGTISQGNTIGDFEPEEVHRHHSISSAICQFEWQGTKINIIDTPGMSDYAFEIQSALRAVDGAVLVVGASTGLRSEIERVWDLIQEHETPCLLFINELDKEGADYRSILAECEKTLGFTGVPITIPVGEGAMPTGVIDLISRNVITPLSGTTKIQQTEIVAEHQPIANEFRRRAMEQVAETNDQLVEKYLSQGEISDEDLRDGLTIGTLERKLVPVLCGSAIHNIGTTSLLAAVQRFLPSPSDRSSLHPHVGQQPQTHDEGQRKSDPNDPFSAFVFKTTIDPFMGRLSFVRVLSGTLQADSGFYNASRQTREKGGHLFFSIGKKHHQVHQVSAGDIVAIGKLKDTQTGDTICDERHSIIFPCLKISRPVMSYALEVKSKNEIDKVSLGLHKLVEEDPSLEFLRNEETKEMLLSGVGQGHLEATLDKLRRKYGVEVDLHMPKVPYKETIHRMAQAQGKYKKQTGGHGQYGDCWLQIEPLPRGTGFEFHNNIVGGVIPRNFIPAVEKGVIEALQHGIVAGFPIVDIRVAVYDGSHHPVDSSEMAFKVAGSMALKHALDSAQSTLLEPIMSVEVLVPDDLMGTVIGDLNSRRGRIQGMATKGHKQIVKAFVPLAEMLKYAPSLTSMTAGKGIYVMEFSGYEEVPKDCLNRIVEEHKKEKEAVSSH, from the coding sequence ATGCCACACGAATCCGCCCCATCCATCCGCAACGTGGTCATTACTTCCTACCCTGGGGTAGGAAAGACCACCCTCTGTGAAGCACTGGCCTTTTCCACTGGAGTCATCCCAGCCATGGGGACCATTTCCCAGGGAAACACCATTGGTGATTTTGAACCCGAGGAAGTCCACAGACACCATTCCATCAGTTCGGCTATCTGTCAGTTCGAGTGGCAGGGGACAAAAATCAATATTATTGATACACCGGGAATGAGCGATTATGCCTTTGAGATTCAATCCGCCCTCAGGGCGGTGGATGGTGCGGTGCTTGTTGTAGGAGCCAGTACCGGACTTCGGTCCGAAATCGAACGAGTCTGGGATCTCATTCAGGAACACGAAACTCCCTGTCTCCTGTTTATTAATGAGCTGGATAAAGAGGGAGCGGACTATCGCTCGATTTTGGCGGAGTGTGAGAAAACATTGGGATTCACCGGAGTCCCAATCACGATCCCGGTTGGAGAGGGGGCCATGCCGACCGGGGTGATTGATCTCATTTCGAGGAATGTCATCACTCCGCTTTCCGGCACGACAAAAATCCAGCAAACCGAGATTGTTGCAGAACATCAACCCATTGCGAATGAATTCCGGCGCCGTGCCATGGAACAGGTGGCAGAAACGAATGATCAATTGGTGGAGAAATATCTCTCCCAGGGTGAAATCTCAGACGAAGATTTGCGTGATGGTCTGACGATCGGCACATTGGAACGGAAGCTTGTTCCGGTGTTGTGCGGATCGGCTATTCACAATATTGGAACAACATCCTTGCTGGCTGCAGTACAACGGTTTCTCCCATCCCCTTCCGACCGTTCCAGTCTCCATCCACACGTCGGGCAGCAACCCCAGACACATGATGAAGGTCAACGAAAATCTGATCCAAATGATCCGTTTTCAGCCTTCGTTTTCAAAACCACTATCGATCCTTTTATGGGCCGTCTTTCATTTGTGCGAGTGCTGTCCGGAACCTTACAGGCAGATTCAGGGTTTTATAATGCCTCCCGGCAGACCAGGGAGAAGGGTGGGCATCTCTTCTTTTCCATTGGCAAGAAACATCACCAGGTTCATCAAGTTTCTGCGGGAGATATTGTGGCAATCGGTAAATTAAAGGACACTCAAACCGGTGACACCATTTGTGATGAACGACATTCCATCATATTCCCATGCCTGAAAATATCACGCCCGGTCATGTCTTATGCCTTAGAAGTGAAAAGCAAGAATGAAATTGACAAGGTCAGTTTAGGTCTTCATAAGTTAGTCGAAGAAGATCCGTCACTTGAGTTTCTAAGGAATGAAGAGACAAAAGAAATGTTGTTGAGTGGGGTAGGGCAGGGTCACCTTGAGGCCACTTTAGATAAGCTGAGGCGCAAGTATGGAGTGGAAGTGGATTTGCATATGCCGAAAGTTCCCTATAAGGAGACGATCCATCGGATGGCTCAGGCGCAAGGGAAATATAAAAAGCAAACCGGTGGGCATGGACAATATGGAGATTGTTGGCTACAAATTGAACCTCTTCCGCGTGGGACCGGATTTGAATTTCACAACAACATTGTTGGTGGTGTCATTCCACGAAATTTTATCCCTGCAGTGGAAAAGGGCGTGATCGAAGCACTGCAGCATGGTATTGTTGCCGGGTTTCCCATCGTGGATATCCGTGTGGCTGTCTATGACGGATCTCATCATCCCGTCGATTCTTCCGAGATGGCCTTTAAAGTGGCAGGATCAATGGCCCTCAAGCATGCCCTGGATTCTGCTCAAAGCACCCTTCTTGAACCAATCATGTCGGTAGAAGTCCTAGTTCCAGATGATTTGATGGGAACCGTGATTGGAGATCTTAACTCACGGCGGGGACGCATACAGGGAATGGCGACGAAAGGACATAAACAAATCGTGAAGGCCTTTGTGCCTCTAGCGGAAATGCTGAAATATGCTCCATCCTTAACGTCGATGACTGCCGGAAAGGGCATTTATGTGATGGAATTTTCGGGTTACGAGGAAGTTCCGAAGGATTGCCTAAATCGAATAGTGGAAGAACATAAAAAAGAAAAAGAAGCCGTTTCCTCACACTAA
- a CDS encoding methyltransferase domain-containing protein produces the protein MSTLTPELAGMTSKNPFAGLQQLNVEVFPADFSDVRGHSPLPFSLRCLGGTWEGYLIQWDEHNVRLHLTGFPPIELSQIIEWEYRISDQDHSLNTIQGMIKDIHVETGHTAWEGTTNIFLHCSTSTGIRFLPNQGEGLVAYGHVKPEGSDSVFGFDPREQEKEFKAESIHPPKKGVRSNRLTIEKSNGQRIRAFHDRPIEENPTEGPVVVIAPGYGETKRDYLTLAYYFASNGFHVVRYDHTNHIGESDGLHHQICLSSMKDDFQTVTRYVRTNWPASAIIGVASSLASRVALKAEVECPSVSLLIMLMGIVNVERSAATVHQEDLFAGYGKGQCPESANFLGFNVGNHFLGDAIANQFVTLEHTLTDAASVTSPVILVSAEKDAWVASDDLQAFRNALGRRLEEWIVVPNALHRLQENPKIARETYRQLIAQCQNHIAQTPSSATIHNPNRLDLGRQNRREKIAQQQQAETDVGAGFWQDYLGHFQSVAKCRDYVKLLDHAFHTLGPITPGQRILDAGCGNGNAGLYFVNGLVSTISPGISCLEESIQYVGIDVVPDALKRAHEAMVAATTEWQHTKISSTPSVTKSWAQVDLGQPLPFPDNQFDRIVSNLVIGYVQDPGAALRELYRILAPGGRMVISNLKPNGDFSGIYQSLVSNAALPQQREEARDLLNNYGKIRQAEKEGQFCFFDRTQWEWIINTLGGANAGIFSTFAGQAYLIVLEKPVVCAQAQRPMILNKKQSPRLTPLPGALKQVA, from the coding sequence ATGAGCACATTGACACCAGAGTTGGCGGGTATGACTTCAAAGAATCCATTTGCTGGGTTACAGCAGCTCAATGTGGAAGTATTTCCTGCTGACTTTTCTGATGTTCGTGGACATTCACCACTTCCCTTCTCTTTGCGGTGCCTAGGAGGGACTTGGGAGGGGTACCTGATTCAATGGGACGAGCACAATGTACGATTGCATTTGACTGGATTTCCTCCAATTGAGCTATCGCAGATCATTGAGTGGGAATATCGTATTTCGGATCAGGACCATTCCCTGAACACAATCCAGGGAATGATCAAAGATATCCATGTGGAAACGGGTCATACCGCCTGGGAAGGAACAACAAACATTTTTTTACATTGTTCAACTTCGACGGGTATTAGATTCCTTCCAAATCAAGGAGAGGGACTCGTGGCGTATGGGCACGTTAAGCCAGAAGGCTCGGATTCAGTTTTTGGTTTTGATCCTCGTGAGCAGGAGAAAGAGTTCAAGGCCGAGTCCATTCATCCCCCAAAAAAGGGCGTGCGCAGTAATCGTCTCACCATTGAAAAAAGCAATGGGCAGAGGATTCGTGCCTTTCATGACCGACCAATTGAAGAAAATCCAACAGAAGGACCTGTGGTCGTTATTGCCCCTGGATACGGGGAAACGAAGCGGGATTATCTGACCTTGGCATATTACTTTGCCAGCAATGGATTTCATGTCGTACGCTATGACCATACCAATCATATCGGCGAAAGTGATGGGCTGCACCATCAAATATGTCTTTCATCAATGAAGGATGATTTTCAAACCGTGACCCGTTACGTCAGGACAAATTGGCCGGCCTCAGCAATAATCGGTGTGGCCTCAAGTTTAGCGTCACGAGTCGCCCTCAAAGCCGAGGTTGAATGTCCATCAGTATCCCTCTTGATCATGCTCATGGGCATTGTCAATGTCGAACGCTCCGCTGCCACGGTTCATCAGGAAGATCTCTTCGCCGGCTATGGTAAGGGACAGTGCCCTGAGTCAGCGAATTTTTTGGGTTTTAATGTGGGAAATCATTTTTTGGGGGATGCTATTGCGAACCAATTTGTCACGCTTGAACACACCCTGACTGATGCGGCATCGGTAACCTCTCCCGTCATACTGGTTTCGGCCGAAAAAGATGCCTGGGTGGCCTCCGATGATCTACAGGCGTTTCGAAACGCATTGGGTCGACGTCTTGAAGAATGGATTGTGGTGCCTAATGCATTGCATCGTCTACAAGAAAACCCCAAAATAGCACGTGAAACTTATCGACAACTCATCGCACAGTGCCAAAACCATATCGCACAGACCCCTTCTTCGGCGACGATCCACAATCCCAATCGACTAGACTTGGGACGTCAAAATCGACGAGAAAAAATTGCGCAACAACAACAGGCAGAGACCGACGTCGGGGCAGGCTTTTGGCAGGATTACTTGGGCCATTTTCAGTCGGTTGCCAAATGCCGGGATTATGTGAAACTCCTCGACCATGCGTTTCATACCTTGGGCCCCATTACTCCTGGCCAAAGAATTCTGGATGCCGGGTGTGGAAATGGCAATGCGGGGTTGTATTTTGTGAATGGGCTAGTCTCCACCATTTCTCCTGGAATCTCGTGCCTGGAGGAGTCCATTCAGTATGTGGGAATTGATGTCGTTCCTGACGCATTGAAGCGCGCCCATGAAGCGATGGTCGCAGCCACCACCGAATGGCAACATACCAAGATCTCTTCAACACCTTCTGTCACAAAATCATGGGCACAAGTCGATTTAGGTCAGCCGCTCCCCTTTCCCGACAACCAATTTGACCGAATTGTCTCTAATTTAGTGATTGGATATGTTCAGGATCCAGGTGCGGCTTTGCGGGAACTATATCGAATCCTGGCTCCAGGCGGACGAATGGTCATATCCAATTTAAAACCGAATGGGGATTTTTCCGGGATTTACCAGAGCCTGGTCAGCAATGCGGCCCTCCCACAGCAAAGGGAGGAAGCACGGGATCTCTTGAATAATTACGGAAAAATCAGACAGGCCGAAAAGGAAGGGCAATTTTGTTTTTTTGATCGAACACAATGGGAATGGATCATCAATACTTTGGGCGGTGCAAATGCGGGGATTTTTTCAACGTTTGCAGGACAAGCCTATCTCATCGTATTAGAGAAACCAGTCGTCTGCGCCCAAGCGCAAAGACCAATGATCCTGAATAAAAAACAATCACCAAGACTAACACCCCTGCCGGGAGCCTTGAAACAAGTGGCATAA